Proteins from a genomic interval of Heterodontus francisci isolate sHetFra1 chromosome 31, sHetFra1.hap1, whole genome shotgun sequence:
- the LOC137347236 gene encoding regulator of G-protein signaling 17-like: MASHQVQMRRRMSRANTDSRSPRLCRRRPNTCCFCWCSCCSCFTVRNEDIHDCSRRASIISKMESLQKHEESESLSLEEVTAWSQSFEQLLKNPTGRNILMEFLQSEHSDENILFWLACEELKQEDHKTTIAEMAKSIYLDYISILSPKEVSIDASVREAINKNMAMPTANMFDEAQVQIYALMHRDSYPRFLNSPMYKSLLQNVTASANALDS; encoded by the exons ATGGCTTCTCACCAAGTACAGATGAGAAGACGGATGTCACGGGCCAACACTGATTCCAGGTCCCCTCGCTTGTGCAGGAGACGTCCTAACACCTGCTGTTTCTGCTGGTGCAGCTGCTGCTCCTG CTTTACCGTGAGGAATGAGGATATACATGACTGCAGCAGAAGAGCATCCATCATTTCCAAGATGGAAAGTCTTCAGAAACATGAAGAAAG TGAGAGTCTGAGCCTGGAAGAAGTCACCGCCTGGTCACAGTCCTTCGAACAGCTCCTGAAGAATCCGACCGGAAGGAACATCTTAATGGAATTCTTGCAGAGTGAGCACAGCGATGAAAATATTCTCTTCTGGCTTGCTTGTGAGGAACTCAAGCAGGAAGATCACAAAACCACCATTGCGGAAATGGCAAAATCAATATACTTGGACTATATCTCAATACTGTCCCCGAAGGAG GTCAGCATCGATGCAAGTGTGCGAGAGGCAATCAACAAAAACATGGCGATGCCAACAGCAAACATGTTTGATGAAGCTCAGGTGCAGATATACGCACTGATGCACAGAGACTCCTACCCAAGGTTCTTGAATTCACCAATGTACAAATCACTTCTGCAAAACGTAACTGCCTCAGCTAATGCCCTGGACTCGTAA